Proteins from a genomic interval of Colletotrichum higginsianum IMI 349063 chromosome 6, whole genome shotgun sequence:
- a CDS encoding Succinate-CoA ligase has translation MKVVKPHASAVFVPAPFAAGAIIEAIEAEVPLVVSVAEHVPLHDMARVQEILRTQSKTRLVGPNCPGIIAPDQCRIGIMPYKQYSKGVVGIVSKSGTLSYEAVGATTKAGLGQSIVVGMGGDMMPGTTLLDGLKLFFGDDETKGVIVIGEIGGEAELRAAEAIKAYRKATPIPKPIIAMVAGRTAPRGKTMGHAGALLSSRDVPADDKAKALEEAGAVVVPHPGVMGTEMKRLLDL, from the exons ATGAAGGTTGTCAAACCGCACGCGAGTGCTGTGTTTGTACCTGCGCCTTTCGCAGCCGGTGCCAtcatcgaggccatcgaggccgaggtcccGTTGGTCGTGTCGGTTGCTGAGCACGTCCCACTGCACGACATGGCGAGGGTCCAGGAGATCTTGAGAACGCAGAGCAAGACCCGCCTTGTCGGGCCCAACTGCCCCGGCATCATTGCCCCTGACCAGTGCCGCATCGGAATCATGCCATACAAGCAATATTCCAAGGGCGTGGTGGGCATTGTCTCGAAAAGCGGGACGCTAAGCTACGAGGCTGTTGGAGCCACGACGAAAGCAGGACTCGGCCAGAGTATCGTCGTGGGGATGGGAGGCGATATGATGCCTG GCACAACCCTGCTTGATGGCCTCAAACTGTTCTTCGGGGACGATGAGACCAAAGGCGTTATTGTGATTGGAGAGATTGGCGGGGAGGCCGAGCTCAGagcggccgaggccatcaaggcgTACAGAAAAGCGACTCCGATCCCAAAGCCGATCATTGCGATGGTTGCCGGGAGGACAGCGCCGCGCGGAAAGACGATGGGCCATGCCGGTGCCCTCCTCTCGTCGAGAGACGTGCCCGCTGACGACAAGGCAAAGGcgctggaggaggcgggagcTGTTGTTGTGCCTCATCCAGGAGTAATGGGCACTGAGATGAAGAGGCTGCTGGATCTGTAG
- a CDS encoding Cutinase transcription factor 1 alpha, which translates to MAKLRRRARQACQACNARRVKCNVTEQQPCRNCAIADTPCELRESRRGKHPRPPRRHDSTTSPALRDHASSPAFVDASVLEGSTNDHTDDRFAASQVLVGLARNRDHEASYEAETIVARPPSLSLAADCRQEDESSVFLGESSSIRYVTNSYPPAPEAGISPPENLRFLHSVPHAVRAKNLIPEWEIERRRTRIGLLKAEGVFSFPPRPAVETLLRAYFQWFHPCFPVVDEPDTWQKHREGRLSPLLLQAILFIAVIHCDEDALPALGFGGRHMAKWVFYNRAKDIYDVEFEPKKLTVIQSLFLMSFWRAGLLLEKDARHWLGAAISLAQTKALHRSSRAAAPDQNTERVQRRLWWSIYTRERQCAAALGLPNRIRDEDCDVEPMDRRDFEHAFNPALPTSKTQGYISYFIGIAQLSRALGRIVHGGYLPSKSLSASDRSHIKDDLARWRQSLPPAMQVGGDDLGGSTPSFHANMLHLAYNNLLILLYRSGCIGTAEESREIDGQMALRAAARNSRIIEDMLLEGNLRHGQIHVITNLFNTLCIHTVNLRASKGAERAIIEHRAKLCLLGLQELQKTWEVRMWVLQLFFQYLDRSTAARLRMQDDNGLMPGTENDNGSCHAPARAETNGQGPLARSSETYDESGGLDTLLASETPWSWSTEEANQFLFTQIENDFAFGEGGILDWNPDTSNSVFPVAGDDTPATPDF; encoded by the coding sequence ATGGCGAAActccgccgacgagcccggCAAGCCTGCCAGGCTTGCAATGCGCGGCGTGTAAAGTGCAATGTAACCGAGCAGCAGCCATGCCGCAACTGCGCGATAGCCGACACGCCCTGCGAGCTGCGCGAGTCTCGACGCGGGAAGCATCCCCGCCCACCACGTAGACACGACTCGACGACCAGCCCCGCGCTTCGGGACCACGCCTCTTCGCCTGCCTTCGTCGATGCCAGCGTGCTCGAAGGGTCAACAAACGATCACACTGATGATCGTTTTGCGGCTTCTCAGGTGCTGGTCGGCTTGGCGAGAAACCGGGATCACgaggcctcgtacgaagccGAGACCATCGTTGCAAGACCTCCGTCACTGTCCCTGGCAGCGGATTGTCGACAGGAGGACGAGAGCTCGGTATTCTTGGGCGAGTCCTCGTCTATTCGATATGTCACGAATAGCTACCCCCCCGCGCCGGAAGCCGGTATTTCGCCCCCGGAAAACCTGAGGTTCCTCCATTCTGTTCCTCATGCTGTGAGGGCCAAGAACCTCATACCCGAGTGGGAGATCGAGcgacgacggacgaggaTCGGCCTGCTCAAAGCCGAAGGCGTCTTCTCCTTTCCGCCCAGGCCGGCTGTTGAGACTCTGCTCAGGGCCTACTTCCAGTGGTTCCACCCATGTTTCCCTGTGGTGGATGAGCCTGATACCTGGCAAAAGCACAGGGAAGGGAGGCTCTCAcctctgctgctgcaggcAATCCTCTTCATAGCCGTCATACACTGTGACGAGGACGCCTTGCCGGCGCTGGGCTTCGGCGGTCGCCACATGGCCAAATGGGTCTTTTACAACCGGGCAAAGGATATATACGACGTCGAGTTCGAGCCCAAGAAGCTCACGGTCATCCAGTCCCTGTTTCTCATGAGCTTCTGGCGGGCGGGTCTGCTGCTGGAAAAGGATGCTCGGCACTGGCTGGGCGCCGCCATCAGCCTGGCCCAGACGAAAGCTCTACACCGCTCGTCCCGTGCGGCGGCCCCGGACCAAAACACGGAGAGGGTCCAGAGACGACTTTGGTGGTCGATCTACACGCGGGAAAGGCAGTGCGCGGCGGCTCTGGGCTTGCCCAACAGGATCCGGGACGAAGATTGCGATGTCGAACCGATGGATAGACGCGATTTCGAACACGCTTTCAACCCAGCTCTGCCGACCAGCAAGACTCAGGGGTACATCTCGTACTTCATCGGAATAGCACAACTCTCCAGAGCACTAGGTCGGATCGTCCACGGCGGCTATCTACCGAGCAAATCGCTCTCCGCAAGTGATCGCTCACACATCAAGGATGACCTGGCCCGGTGGCGCCAGAGCCTGCCGCCAGCAATGCAAGTTGGTGGCGACGACTTGGGCGGCAGCACCCCCAGCTTTCACGCCAACATGCTACACCTGGCCTACAACAATCTGCTCATCCTTCTGTACAGGTCCGGTTGCATAGGTACCGCCGAGGAGAGCAGGGAGATAGACGGACAGATGGCGCTGCGGGCGGCGGCTAGGAACTCGAGGATCATCGAAGACATGCTCTTGGAAGGGAACCTGCGCCATGGACAGATCCACGTCATCACGAACCTTTTCAACACGCTGTGCATCCACACGGTCAACCTCCGTGCATCAAAGGGGGCCGAGCGGGCCATAATCGAACACCGGGCCAAGCTGTGTCTGCTAGGCCTGCAAGAGCTTCAGAAGACCTGGGAAGTCAGGATGTGGGTTCTCCAACTCTTCTTCCAATATCTCGATCGatccacggcggcgcggctgCGGATGCAGGACGACAACGGCCTCATGCCAGGGACGGAAAACGACAATGGATCGTGCCATGCGCCAGCGAGGGCAGAAACAAACGGTCAAGGTCCACTGGCGAGATCTAGCGAGACATACGACGAGTCGGGCGGACTTGACACACTTCTGGCATCGGAGACGCCGTGGTCGTGGTCTACCGAAGAGGCGAACCAGTTCCTGTTCACGCAGATTGAGAACGACTTTGCCTTTGGCGAAGGTGGCATCCTTGACTGGAACCCGGACACATCGAACAGCGTTTTCCCAGTGGCGGGTGACGACACCCCCGCTACTCCGGACTTTTGA
- a CDS encoding Glutamine synthetase: MTSLVVFLRQKMDPAKLTGQALLSHTIQTTPIIDNHAHPLLDLDAIGRYPLLSITTEAHGDAIHASLTSLAHLRAVKQLAKVLRCEPSWEAVVNAIEAKRIEDYDAWVAECLNGIESVLVDDGLDGEDAVYPYSYFSDVTRSPAKRIVRIEKIAAEIINHHLPKDESAARDVKDAGVAFEKALKAFDHSIAEAIADPEVVGFKSVICYRTGLAIPRRPDAAAARKAFETIHANHTQGTDKAFTRVNHHGLNEYLVHRLACLIRNATGTGKKPIQFHTGLGDNDITLTSASPSHLQDFIRQYPTVPIVLLHASYPFVREAGYLACVYSNVYADIGEIFPFLSRDGQETALRQILELCPWSKILWSTDGHWFPETYLLAVLQVREVLEKVLCEYARKGHMTWREGTKLVKDILFNNSNHIYHLGLEFSFDESFINPRRLSGRSDLDILEAFLDGKKPPQYLRVYWNDLTATSRVRAVPMRKVLSVLNEDGDFSLSITKASLGLLQNDMVVPGASGTGEYRLHPDFTSLQEGPREGHISVFGDFREQEGSSVPFCPRSQLQRVVEIAARHGLTFHLGFEIELVLLERMGNSFEKYRTLDNDGHAWSAARMMDHPVFTKVIERTVAELDAKGIYIEQVHPESAPGQFEVILPQAPPLEAVDTLLYVREVISSIAVAEGYRMTLHPKPFPTSCGTAAHVHMSITSAGGSKPETYNPFYAGILKHLRAIAAFTYSNPVSYERVQDGAWAGGRWVTWGTQNRETPLRKIEDSHWEVKCMDGLANPYLAIAALLGAGTHGFGEAEKLTWGDCEVDPASLTSNDRKELGVEQMLPSGLPEALKALRGDDVMNELLGEDLIERYITIKEEEMKNLDAIGSDERRQWIMERY; the protein is encoded by the exons ATGACCTCACTGGTGGTCTTTCTCCGCCAAAAGATGGATCCCGCAAAGCTCACTGGCCAGGCTCTCCTCAGCCACACCATCCAGACGACGCCCATCATCGACAACCACGCCCATCCGCTGCtggacctcgacgccatcggGCGTTACCCGCTTCTCTCCATCACCACCGAGGCCCATGGGGACGCGATCCACGCCTCCTTGACCAGCCTGGCTCACTTGCGTGCCGTGAAGCAGCTGGCTAAAGTGCTCCGGTGCGAACCTAGCTGGGAGgccgtcgtcaacgccaTTGAGGCAAAGCGCATCGAGGACTACGATGCCTGGGTCGCCGAATGCCTGAACGGGATCGAgtccgtcctcgtcgacgacggcctggatggcgaggacgccgtctACCCTTACTCGTACTTCAGCGACGTCACGCGGAGCCCGGCCAAGAGGATCGTCCGCATCGAGaagatcgccgccgagatcatCAACCATCACCTGCCCAAGGATGAGTCGGCCGCGAGAGATGTCAaagacgccggcgtcgcgtTCGAAAAGGCTCTCAAGGCCTTCGACCACAGCATCGcggaggccatcgccgaTCCCGAGGTCGTGGGCTTCAAGTCCGTCATCTGCTACAGGACCGGCCTGGCCATCCCCAGACGACCGGACGCCGCAGCGGCCAGGAAGGCCTTTGAAACCATCCACGCGAACCACACGCAGGGGACCGACAAGGCCTTCACGCGCGTCAACCATCACGGGCTGAACGAGTACTTGGTCCACAGGCTCGCGTGCCTCATCAGGAACGCCACGGGCACCGGCAAGAAGCCGATACAGTTCCATACTGGCCTGGGCGACAACGACATCACGCTCACCTCCGCGTCGCCGTCCCACCTGCAGGACTTCATCCGCCAGTATCCAACGGTGCCCATAGTCTTGCTTCACGCCAGCTACCCCTTCGTGAGAGAGGCCGGGTACCTGGCATGCGTCTACTCCAACGTGTACGCCGACATTGGAGAGATCTTCCCCTTTTTGAGCCGAGATGGCCAGGAAACTGCCCTGAGGCAGATCCTTGAGCTGTGTCCCTGGTCCAAGATTCTCTGGAGCACCGACGGGCATTGGTTCCCCGAGACTTACCTGCTCGCCGTGCTGCAAGTGAGAGAGGTCTTGGAAAAG GTTCTGTGCGAATACGCTCGCAAGGGGCACATGACTTGGCGGGAGGGCACCAAGCTGGTGAAGGATATCCTCTTCAACAACTCGAACCACATCTACCACCTGGGACTCGAGTTCAGCTTCGACGAGTCCTTCATCAACCCGAGAAGGCTGTCCGGGCGAAGCGACCTCGACATTCTCGAAGCCTTCTTGGACGGGAAGAAGCCGCCGCAGTACCTCCGCGTCTACTGGAACGACCTGACCGCCACCTCGCGCGTCCGCGCCGTGCCCATGCGGAAGGTCCTCTCCGTCTTgaacgaagacggcgacTTCTCGCTGAGCATCACCAAGGCGAGCCTCGGTCTCCTGCAGAACGACATGGTTGTCCCAGGCGCGTCCGGCACGGGCGAGTATCGGCTCCATCCGGACTTCACCTCGCTGCAAGAAGGGCCGAGAGAGGGCCACATCAGCGTCTTTGGCGATTTTAGGGAGCAAGAAGGATCCTCGGTCCCCTTTTGCCCGCGATCCCAACTCCAGCGCGTGGTGGAGATCGCCGCTCGCCACGGCCTGACCTTCCACCTCGGCTTCGAGATCGAGCTCGTTCTCCTCGAGCGCATGGGCAACTCCTTTGAGAAGTACAGAACGCTCGACAACGACGGTCACGCCTGGTCCGCCGCCCGCATGATGGACCACCCGGTCTTCACCAAGGTCATCGAGAGgaccgtcgccgagctggacgcgAAAGGAATCTACATCGAGCAGGTCCATCCCGAGAGCGCGCCGGGCCAGTTCGAGGTCATTCTCCCGCAAGCCCCGCCGTTGGAAGCCGTGGACACCCTTCTGTACGTCCGCGAGGTCATCTccagcatcgccgtcgccgagggaTACAGGATGACCCTCCACCCGAAGCCGTTCCCGACCTCGTGCGGGACGGCGGCCCACGTACACATGTCCATCACCTCGGCCGGCGGATCCAAGCCCGAGACGTACAACCCCTTCTACGCCGGGATCCTGAAGCACCTCCgggccatcgccgccttcaccTACAGCAACCCCGTCAGCTACGAAAGGGTCCAGGACGGGGCCTGGGCCGGCGGCCGCTGGGTCACCTGGGGCACGCAGAACCGCGAGACGCCCCTTCGCAAGATCGAGGACAGCCACTGGGAGGTGAAGTGCATGGACGGCCTCGCCAACCCGTACCTGGcgatcgccgccctcctcggcgcgggCACCCACGGGTTCGGGGAGGCGGAGAAGCTGACCTGGGGCGACTGCGAGGTGGACCCGGCCTCGCTGACGTCCAACGACCGCAAGgaactcggcgtcgagcagaTGCTCCCGTCGGGCTTGCCCGAGGCCCTCAAGGCCCTGCGGGGGGACGATGTCATGAACGAGCTGCTCGGGGAGGATCTGATTGAGAGGTACATCACGatcaaggaggaagagatgAAGAACCTGGATGCCATCGGCAGTGAcgagcggcggcagtggaTTATGGAACGATACtaa
- a CDS encoding Amidohydrolase family protein — translation MAPATLFRNGKFLANSGTGLDAEATFAECMLVTGGRITAIGAESAVTPANRDGLQVHDLRQRTVLPGFIDGHMHLLLLGQSLRKLDLVRCKSLEDIRSTIRAYAEANPALPTILCKGWMHSMTPGGVAAALLDDIDPRPIFVDASSLHSCWCNSAALEQLGVADMPDPAGGRIYRDADGKPSGVLDEGAMMSIIWPFQASSSPKEERIKAILAAIQEYNAAGYTGVVEMAMDEEAWDALVTLRERQPDLPVRVAAHWLIKPTTDAEANSAQVRRAVELSREYNASTSPDLRIVGVKVICDGIIDACTAFLSQPYAPAGSPPPIWEPEYLNPVVREADAGGLQVALHAIGDAAIKMAIDAIENNATPGRRHRIEHLELASPRDARRLGELGLTASVQPVHADPAILTEWPRLLGEDRCQRAFAYREFADSGALMAIGSDSPTSPWQPLRNLYVATTRRSARDPGCEGGAVNEHFRLGLCEAVTAATYGAACSVFAEGRTGSLEVGKLADFICVDMRWDASTLLEAEVKETWFGGRRVWESRE, via the coding sequence ATGGCCCCGGCCACCCTCTTCCGCAACGGAAAGTTCCTGGCCAACTCCGGCACGGGCCTCGATGCTGAAGCAACCTTCGCCGAGTGCATGCTGGTGACGGGTGGGAGGATCACCGCCATCGGGGCCGAGAGCGCGGTGACGCCCGCGAACCGGGACGGGCTCCAGGTGCACGACCTGCGCCAGCGCACCGTCCTCCCCGGCTTCATCGACGGGCACATGCACCTCCTGCTCCTGGGCCAGTCCCTGCGCAAGCTGGACCTGGTCCGCTGCAAGTCGCTGGAGGACATACGGTCCACCATCAGGGCCTACGCGGAGGCGAACCCCGCGCTGCCCACGATCCTGTGCAAGGGCTGGATGCACTCCATGACGCCCGGCGGGGTCGCGGCGGCCCTGCTGGACGACATCGACCCGCGGCCCATTTTCGTCGACGCGAGCTCCCTGCACTCGTGCTGGTGCAACTCGGCCGCCCTGGAACAGCTCGGTGTCGCGGACATGCCCGACCCGGCGGGCGGGCGCATCTACCGGGACGCCGACGGGAAGCCCTCGGGCGTCCTGGACGAAGGAGCGATGATGTCCATCATCTGGCCCTTCCaggcgtcgtcctcgcccaaGGAGGAGCGCATCAAGGCGATACTGGCGGCGATCCAAGAGTACAACGCGGCAGGCTACACGGGGGTGGTGGAGAtggccatggacgaggaggcgTGGGACGCGCTGGTGACTCTCCGGGAAAGGCAGCCGGATCTCCCCGTTCGGGTTGCCGCGCACTGGCTGATCAAGCCGACCACGGACGCGGAGGCCAACTCGGCCCAGGTCCGGAGAGCCGTCGAGCTGAGCCGGGAGTACAACGCCAGCACGAGCCCGGACCTccgcatcgtcggcgtcaaAGTCATCTgcgacggcatcatcgaCGCCTGCACCGCGTTCCTCTCCCAGCCGTATGCCCCCGCGGGTAGTCCGCCGCCGATCTGGGAGCCCGAGTACCTGAACCCCGTCGTCAGGGAAgcggacgccggcggcctccagGTGGCGCTCCACGCGATCGGggacgccgccatcaagaTGGCCATCGACGCGATCGAGAACAACGCCACGCCCGGACGGAGGCACCGCATCGAGCACCTCGAGCTCGCGTCGCCCCGAGACGCCCGGCGGCTGGGGGAGCTGGGGCTCACGGCGTCCGTCCAGCCCGTGCACGCCGACCCGGCCATCCTGACGGAGTGGCCTCGGCTTCTGGGAGAAGACCGCTGCCAGCGGGCCTTTGCGTACCGCGAGTTCGCCGACTCGGGCGCCCTGATGGCCATCGGCAGCGATagcccgacgtcgccgtGGCAGCCGCTGCGGAACCTGTACGTCGCGACCACGAGGCGCTCGGCGCGGGATCCCGGctgcgagggcggcgccgtcaacgagCACTTCCGGCTGGGCCTCTGCGAGGCCGTCACGGCGGCCACCTATGGCGCGGCTTGCAGTGTCTTCGCGGAAGGGCGAACGGGGAGCCTGGAGGTGGGAAAGCTCGCGGACTTCATCTGCGTAGACATGCGGTGGGATGCGAGTACTCTCCTGGAGGCGGAAGTCAAGGAGACGTGGTTTGGCGGACGGAGAGTATGGGAGAGTCGGGAATGA
- a CDS encoding DJ-1/PfpI family protein: protein MLSSRSRTIAISVFAKRPSAVMLVPLPGVRKFSQSPPMAQDGERAAGGGKKPVNFGVVVFPAFQALDVFGPLDALNLLSRSYNMNLYTIADTLEPVSTKQSTTGGGGSTSQPATATAASDFGQRIVPTHTFQTAPPLDVLIVPGGQGTRYPGIATAVDFVRERFGTLQYLLTVCTGAGVAARAGVLDGRRATTNKLSWEQTVALRPQVDWVHKARWVRDGHVWTSSGISAGIDLTFAWIAAVYGSEVAKNIADRMEYTPVEDPSWDPFADLWGSKK, encoded by the exons ATGCTAAGCAGTAGAAGCCGCACCATCGCGATATCAGTGTTTGCTAAGAGACCCTCGGCGGTCATGTTGGTTCCGTTGCCCGGCGTTAGGAAGTTCAGCCAGAGCCCACCCATGGCTCAAGACGGTGAGCGTGCTGCCGGTGGCG GCAAGAAGCCCGTCAActttggcgtcgtcgtgtTCCCGGCATTCCAGGCGCTCGACGTCTTCGGCCCGCTGGACGCCCTCAACCTGCTGTCTCGGTCCTACAACATGAACCTGTACACCATCGCCGACACGCTGGAGCCCGTGTCGACCAAGCAGAGcaccaccggcggcggcggcagtaccagccagcccgccaccgccaccgcgGCCTCCGACTTCGGCCAGCGCATCGTGCCCACGCACACCTTCcagacggcgccgccgctcgacgTGCTCATCGTCCCGGGGGGCCAGGGGACGCGGTACCCGGGCATCGCGACGGCCGTCGACTTCGTGCGGGAGCGGTTCGGCACGCTGCAGTACCTGCTCACGGTCTGCACGGGCGCCGGggtggcggcgcgggccGGGGTGCTCGACGGCCGGCGGGCGACGACCAACAAGCTGTCGTGGGAGCAGACGGTCGCGCTGCGGCCGCAGGTGGACTGGGTGCACAAGGCGCGCTGGGTGCGCGACGGGCACGTCTGGACGTCGTCGGGCATCAGCGCGGGCATCGACCTGACCTTTGCGTGGATCGCCGCCGTGTACGGCAGCGAGGTCGCCAAGAACATCGCCGACCGGATGGAGTACACGCCGGTCGAGGACCCGAGCTGGGACCCCTTTGCCGACCTCTGGGGCTCGAAGAAgtag
- a CDS encoding Aldehyde dehydrogenase, translating to MKFLVSSPNLETKPHPSCPSNTRTAYFKHIADRMGDLAVELTAPNGQKWTQPTGLFINNEFVPSSTGQTIPSIDPATEEEIVSVHAANADDVDKAVRAAAAALKDPAWKDLAASDRGILMARLADLMESNKELLATIDAWDNGKTYTEALTNDLVEAVGVIRYYSGWCDKIFGQTIALPNKFAYTVRQPVGVIGQIIPWNYPLSMATYVEAWPSPRLRKHGRTKAAEQTPLSILVFGRLFKEAGFPPGVVNFINGLGKDAGAALVQHPLVDKVAFTGLTGTATSVMQMASATLKNVTFETGGKSPLLVFNDADLEQAVKWSHMGIMSNQGQICTATSRILVQQDIYDAFVARFVDEVHKTSKVGDQWDPETYQGPQVSKQQHERVLSYIQAGRDEGATVQTGGGRPVHLGRGYYVSPTVFTDVRSDMRIWREEIFGPVVVIRKFGGEAEAIKVANDSVYGLGAAVFTTDLERAHRVAAEIESGMVWINSSQDCDPRVPFGGVKQSGIGRELGEAGLEAYTQIKAVHVNMGNRL from the exons ATGAAGTTCCTCGTATCGAGTCCAAACCTAGAG ACGAAGCCCCATCCTTCTTGTCCGTCCAACACACGCACCGCATACTTCAAGCACATTGCAGATAGGATGGGAgatctcgccgtcgagctcaCTGCGCCCAACGGGCAGAAGTGGACTCAGCCAACCGGCCTGTTCATCAACAACGAATTCGTGCCCTCATCCACAGGGCAAACCATCCCCTCCATTGACCCGGC CACCGAGGAGGAAATCGTGTCAGTCCACGCGGCGAATGCCGACGATGTCGACAAGGCAGTGAGAGCCGCCGCTGCGGCGTTGAAGGACCCCGCGTGGAAAGACTTGGCAGCTTCGGACAGGGGCATTCTCATGGCCCGCCTCGCCGATCTGATGGAGTCCAACAAGGAGTTGCTTGCAACCATCGACGCCTGGGACAATG GCAAGACATACACCGAGGCATTGACgaacgacctcgtcgaggcaGTGGGCGTCATCCGCTACTACAGCGGGTGGTGCGACAAGATATTCGGCCAGACCATCGCCCTGCCGAACAAGTTTGCCTACACTGTACGGCAgcccgtcggcgtcatcgggCAGATCATCCCATGGAACTATCCACTCTCGATGGCAACGTAC GTGGAAGCTTGGCCCAGCCCTCGCCTGCGGAAACACGGTCGTACTaaggccgccgagcagaCCCCGCTGAGCATACTGGTTTTCGGGCGCCTCTTCAAGGAAGCGGGGTTTCCTCCCGGCGTCGTGAACTTCATCAACGGCCTGGGTAAAGATGCCGGTGCCGCGCTCGTACAGCACCCGCTGGTCGACAAGGTCGCGTTCACGGGATTAACCGGCACCGCGACGAGCGTCATGcagatggcgtcggcgacgttgaAGAACGTCACCTTCGAAACGGGCGGGAAGTCGCCTCTTTTGGTCTTCAACGACGCGGAcctcgagcaggccgtcAAGTGGTCGCATATGGGCATCATGTCCAACCAGGGCCAGATCTGCACGGCCACCTCACGCATCCTCGTCCAACAGGACATCTAcgacgccttcgtcgcccgcttcgtcgacgaggtccacAAGACGAGCAAGGTGGGCGACCAGTGGGACCCGGAGACCTACCAGGGCCCGCAGGTGTcgaagcagcagcacgaGCGCGTCCTGTCGTACATCCAggccggccgcgacgagggcgcgaCGGTCCAGAcggggggcgggcggccgGTGCACCTCGGCAGGGGCTACTACGTCTCGCCGACGGTCTTCACGGACGTCCGCAGCGACATGAGGATCTGGCGCGAGGAGATcttcggccccgtcgtcgtcatccgcAAGTTCGGcggggaggccgaggcgatCAAGGTCGCGAACGACAGCGTCTACGGGTTGGGCGCGGCGGTCTTCACGACGGACCTGGAGAGGGCGCACCGcgttgccgccgagatcgagtCCGGCATGGTCTGGATCAACAGCAGTCAGGACTGCGACCCCAGGGTTCCCTTTGGCGGCGTGAAGCAGAGCGGCATCGGACgggagctcggcgaggcgggaCTGGAGGCGTACACCCAGATCAAGGCGGTTCATGTGAACATGGGCAACAGGCTGTGA
- a CDS encoding Nucleoside-diphosphate-sugar epimerase, translated as MTKVFLTGATGYIGGSVLSLLAESHPEYAVRALVRDGSKGKLVTDAFAKVEIVEGELDDVDTITREASNADIVVHLATTGHLKSVETIHKALSSRAAQKPAHWIQISGASALAAGEVADKARSPGEASDLVFNDLAGIAELRSFIQGHPSRGVDNYIIKVAADEPKINTALVFPPIIYGKGTGPVNRRSVQIPSLAKATLDRRRGVQVGRGLSRWGNVHVQDVSRLIFRLVEKAAEAKGEEQVWNSNGLYLTGVGEIPFGEISKLVAAAAADQGLIPTSEVDVVGPEEANSLLPHGAVLYGTNARSEALRGREVLGWAPSGESLENEIPRAVAEEASARERSNL; from the exons ATGACCAAGGTTTTCTT GACTGGCGCCACAGGCTACATCGGAGGCAGCGTCCTCTCCCTGCTCGCCGAGTCGCACCCCGAGTACGCCGTTCGGGCGCTGGTGCGCGACGGCAGCAAGGGGAAGCTCGTCACGGATGCCTTCGCCAAGGTCGAAATTGTCGAGGGAGAactggacgacgtcgacacgATCACTCGCGAAGCTTCCAATGCCGATATCGTTGTCC ACTTGGCTACAACGGGCCACCTGAAGAGCGTTGAAACCATTCACAAGGCCCTTTCATCCAGAGCAGCACAAAAGCCAG CGCATTGGATCCAAATCTCGGGCGCcagcgccctcgccgccggtgagGTCGCCGACAAAGCCCGCAGCCCGGGCGAGGCCAGCGACCTCGTCTTCAACGACCTCGCCGGGATCGCGGAGCTGCGCTCCTTCATCCAGGGACACCCGagccgcggcgtcgacaacTACATCatcaaggtcgccgccgacgagcccaAGATCAACACGGCGCTCGTGTTCCCCCCCATCATCTACGGCAAGGGGACCGGCCCCGTCAACCGGCGCAGCGTCCAGATCCCGTCGCTGGCCAAGGCGACGCTGGACCGCCGGCGCGGCGTGCAGGTGGGCAGGGGACTCAGCCGATGGGGCAACGTGCACGTCCAGGACGTCAGCCGGCTGATCTTTCGTCTGgtcgagaaggcggccgaggccaagggcgaggagcaggtcTGGAATTCCAACGGGTTGTACTTGACCGGTGTGGGAGAAATT CCCTTTGGAGAAATCTCCAAGCTTGTTGCCGCTGCGGCGGCCGACCAAGGGCTTATCCCCACCAGCGAGGTCGACGTGGTCGGTCCCGAAGAGGCGAACAGCCTGCTGCCGCACGGAGCGGTGCTCTACGGGACGAATGCGCGCAGCGAGGCGCTTCGGGGCAGGGAGGTGCTGGGATGGGCGCCGTCGGGGGAGAGCCTGGAGAATGAGATCCCCAGAgccgtggcggaggaggcgtcTGCCAGGGAGCGAAGCAACCTGTGA